In Bacteroidia bacterium, the sequence TTCAATTAACCACTTACCATCGGAATATTTGAAATTAAATTCTGAACTTAAATCTCTTCCCAACACATCTAACACCGTGGGTTGGTCCTTTGATCCAATTAAGGTTGAGGAATTGGAAAAAGGATTAGGCATCAAGTTCCGGGAATTATATGGAATCTGTTCAACTCCGGTTGGACAGCCTAATTGGGTGTTTAGGTATTGAACACGTTCGGAAATAAATGATTTTAATCCGGGCGTTTGATTAACCGTATTGTTGATATTATCTTCGAACTGAGAATTGGAATACATTTTATTGGGATCTGAATAGTAATCTGCCCTTATGCGATTAGCCAAGGAATCAATTTGAGGCTCCAGGTTTCCGCTGTTAAAATCGGATTGAATATAGGAACAGATTTGGTCTTTCAACCGTTGACGATAGTCACTATCTGCAAGAAGTTTATTATTTAGCGGTCGATTTGTGGCTGGCGTTGGAATATAATCATATGCCAAACTAGACATGGTTGTATTTTGTAGTCCCCCGGGATTAAAATTACCAAAGGATTCGTTCACATCCCACATAATCCATTGGAAGAACTGAAGGGAGTCATCATGATAAATGTAATAATTATGTCCTGAACCGGTGTAACTGTCGAGATTGACAAACAAAACATTGGCAGCCCAATAGCGAATGTATTGTTCTACATTCAGGGTAGCTTCCAAAGAATCTTTCCAAACCGATGCAGCTTCATTATTGAGATTGTCAATCAAACGAACTAAATCAGACCAATCCTGTGATTCATTTGTTTTCTTTTCATACTTATCATAATACTGCGATTCTTGAGCCCCATACCATCTCAAATCACCTGTTGGATCGCCTTTATACAGATTTCCACCTTTATTATTGAATCTTGTTTTGCAAAAAATTTTTCCAACTTGTTCAACACAAGTATAGAAACCCCAGAACTCGTTATTTAAATAAACCTTTGCATAGGTACATCGAGGGGCATTAATACCATTTCTTTTGCAAAAATCAAGGCACATTTTTTCCCTTAACATAGTCGGATCTTTGAATCCATTATTGAGGTTCAAAGTCGTAATATCATGAAAGTCAGCCGTATCTACATATTCATCAAAACTAACTTTTATAGATTTCTTTACCCCGGGATAGGTCGTAAATGAGGAATTACCTTTCAATTGAACACCAATTGGAGAGGGGAATGCTACACCGTCTATTTCTACGTTTGCTTGCATCATCAGATCGGTGTAATAATTGGCAATTAAACTGTCCCAAAAGGATGGTTGAGTAAAGGTAAATTTAAAGACATGAATATCAGGCGAGTTAAAAATTGCATCGCCATTGTTATTAAATTGAGCCTTCAAACTAGTGGCAGATAAAAATACAACGCTAAAAATTGCG encodes:
- a CDS encoding CotH kinase family protein, with protein sequence MNLTKQFLFQFVFAIFSVVFLSATSLKAQFNNNGDAIFNSPDIHVFKFTFTQPSFWDSLIANYYTDLMMQANVEIDGVAFPSPIGVQLKGNSSFTTYPGVKKSIKVSFDEYVDTADFHDITTLNLNNGFKDPTMLREKMCLDFCKRNGINAPRCTYAKVYLNNEFWGFYTCVEQVGKIFCKTRFNNKGGNLYKGDPTGDLRWYGAQESQYYDKYEKKTNESQDWSDLVRLIDNLNNEAASVWKDSLEATLNVEQYIRYWAANVLFVNLDSYTGSGHNYYIYHDDSLQFFQWIMWDVNESFGNFNPGGLQNTTMSSLAYDYIPTPATNRPLNNKLLADSDYRQRLKDQICSYIQSDFNSGNLEPQIDSLANRIRADYYSDPNKMYSNSQFEDNINNTVNQTPGLKSFISERVQYLNTQLGCPTGVEQIPYNSRNLMPNPFSNSSTLIGSKDQPTVLDVLGRDLSSEFNFKYSDGKWLIENPKCLQGFYFLHFDNSPSIPFVLE